tgttcttgttttggtatttttctgggtaattgttcttgatgtttttgCACTAAACGAATATAGGTAAAGGCTAGATCTTGTGTAAACTGaccggtttgggttttagggtttgggatggctagcgtcgtagagatttcgagcagtgaggattccgggtctgacgtgtcgttcagcgcggcagataggaattttattgactcgttgtgtCCGtttgcccgtgcaggaacctcactgccagaaccgctagacatcgagccactacaaaccataccctgggaagtaGTAATGGGTCGTGCTTCGCGCTCCGAGAGTTCTAGGGCCAGGGAGGCCGCCGCTGCTCAGAATAGGCGTGAGGAGCGGTTGGCAAGTAACAGCGCTGCCAGTGGCTCTGCTGACGGGGGAGATGCGACAGGGGAGGATACCGAATCGGCATGGGTTCTTCCGGATGGGATtcctgttgacgaggcgggagggcgGATGACCGTTGCCAATGTCAACAGGATAAAGCGGATGTTTCGGTTGCCTGGCGTGGTTAAACTGCGTCCACCGACGGTGGATGAAAAGGCTTCAATTCTTCGCCCGGGGTTTGCCGCTGTGCATGAGGCAatattccgccagggagtgacactACCGCTCGTGCCCAGtcttcagatcttggtgtgcgagttcggcctagcctttgggcaagtctgccccaacatgtggcgattgatgttggcgatgacttcgctgtggcggttgtccggctgtgagggaccaaccgtggcggaggtgctgcatttCTATGAGCTGACGTATGTGAAGCGTCAGGGCTGCGAAGGTCAAGTGAACCTaagtcgccgccagggagccCCCAAGTTGATAGAGAACCTGAGGGATTCTATGTCGTATTGGCGGGACACCTTTtgcgttgccacgacggggtgggaatatCAGGCGGAATCCAATGACGGGGAACcggcgtttaggattaagtcagagttccaacctatccgaggtggtTTGTCCGTCTCCGCTGAATATTGCTGGCGGTTTACGTTGTGCTTAGTCTTGAACCTTACTAACGTTTATCCTTGTTTTGCAGTGGGCTTGCGctacaacctgactcgtgaagAAGAGTGTCGTGTGGCGTGCATCcaaggttgctggcggaatcgcaatttGTTGGACTTTCGCCTACTTACCGgttgggagctgttggtcgatcaacgatTGACTCGCGCCGTTGGTAAGAAATCTCCGCTACCTTGTACACTTAGTTAATTTGGCCCTGCGGTTGACTGAGTTGCTTTCTGTTTGTTTAGAGACGCCGCCAGGTAACGCTAGGAGCCGTGACGCGTTtgccaaagccatggaccgcgcggagattgacaactttttggaggccatgtatgcctCAGGGGATGCGGCTCAAAAGACAGTGATAGACCCAGTGACGCTGGCGgtgagcccatccgaggttccggtggtgctgccaatgccgctgcACTCCCACCTTGGCACCGACGGCCTACCCGTTGCTCAGACGGGTGCCAATGTGGGGGGTGGAAAGGAGGGGTCTGGCGCCGCGCCGCAGACAGAGAGAGTGCCCAACGTGCGACGTGGGCCACAGAAGGTGGTGCGGCCGGCAGGGGCTGCCGCCACGGTGGGTCAACAGCAACGGGGGCCAAGGCCTGCGGCCGCTGGACAGACGCGGTTGTTGCGGAAGCGTCGGCAGAATGACTCCGacgaggaggatgatgatgatgctgagGTTATCGGGGTCCGCCAGCGAAAGAAGGCCCGCCAAGCTCCGCTGAAGGCGCCAGTGGCCGCTGCAGAAGAGGCTCCTGCGAGTGacctggactcgtttgccgccTATGCTGAGTTCATGACTGACAATGAACGGGGATTTCTCTACCACCTCTACGAGATACTGGGGTTTGGTGGTCTGGCGGGGATTTCCCGCCCAACGGCGATTGACGGGTCACCCTTCAGTTCAGCTTTTGGTCACCTTTCGGTtgggctgcatgagatgttcGTGGCGGCGCAGAAGCAGCCCGGG
Above is a genomic segment from Rosa chinensis cultivar Old Blush chromosome 3, RchiOBHm-V2, whole genome shotgun sequence containing:
- the LOC121052301 gene encoding uncharacterized protein LOC121052301, which translates into the protein MGRASRSESSRAREAAAAQNRREERLASNSAASGSADGGDATGEDTESAWVLPDGIPVDEAGGRMTVANVNRIKRMFRLPGVVKLRPPTVDEKASILRPGFAAVHEAIFRQGVTLPLVPSLQILVCEFGLAFGQVCPNMWRLMLAMTSLWRLSGCEGPTVAEVLHFYELTYVKRQGCEGQVNLSRRQGAPKLIENLRDSMSYWRDTFCVATTGWEYQAESNDGEPAFRIKSEFQPIRVGLRYNLTREEECRVACIQGCWRNRNLLDFRLLTGWELLVDQRLTRAVGKKSPLPCTLS